In Pseudomonas fluorescens NCIMB 11764, a single window of DNA contains:
- a CDS encoding RraA family protein, whose translation MDKSQLIEQFKAVSFPTLGHFLEEGFADSQLRAMVPNVKLVGRALTLKLVGADAIAVNQALVLIKPGDVLVIDTGGDWQHAPVGAVTSCAASCAGAAGIVVDGAVTDLLELREGGLPVFARGTSLLTTKLHGRGDSEINQPIQCAGVTVQPGDLVLGDDNGVLFLDWSTAASVIEQALASDHAEPRLLERLRAGEPVAQVLRV comes from the coding sequence GTGGATAAGTCGCAGCTGATCGAGCAGTTCAAAGCGGTGAGCTTTCCCACCCTCGGGCATTTTCTCGAGGAGGGCTTTGCCGACTCGCAGCTGCGGGCCATGGTGCCCAATGTGAAACTGGTCGGCCGGGCGTTGACGCTGAAACTGGTGGGCGCCGACGCCATTGCCGTCAACCAGGCGTTGGTGCTGATAAAACCGGGTGATGTGCTGGTGATCGACACGGGCGGCGACTGGCAGCACGCCCCGGTCGGCGCGGTCACCAGTTGCGCCGCGAGTTGCGCCGGTGCGGCAGGAATCGTGGTGGACGGCGCGGTCACTGATCTGCTGGAACTGCGCGAAGGCGGGTTACCCGTCTTCGCTCGCGGCACCAGCCTGCTGACCACCAAGTTGCATGGCCGGGGCGACAGCGAAATCAATCAGCCGATTCAGTGCGCAGGTGTCACGGTACAGCCGGGCGATCTGGTGCTGGGGGACGACAACGGTGTGCTGTTTCTCGACTGGTCAACGGCGGCCAGCGTGATCGAACAGGCGCTGGCGTCCGATCACGCCGAGCCACGTTTGCTCGAACGTTTGCGCGCTGGCGAGCCGGTCGCGCAGGTGTTGCGTGTCTAG
- a CDS encoding ABC transporter ATP-binding protein, with protein MQRLIVRLIDSQNPEALQAALRWLYSFVRPHRLAIAGLLGLSVCASSLVLVQPWLTKLLIDDGLLARNFPMLVLIAGLMIVAGLLGTALSGINRYLHTRLSGRILFSLRDDLYRHLQTLSPSFYGQRRIGDLMSRLDGDVAEIQRFAVDSLFSAVSSVIGLVVAVAMLLTLSWKLSLLALVLIPLDVLWLRWMRRKVERDVRQLRERSADMSSFMVETLPVMKFIQSAGQQQRESRRLEALGQGYMSQLLRLQVTEFFTQAVPGTLTSLSRACAFLIGGYWVVQGTWQLGALIAFSTYLGMAVGPVQSLLGLYVAIQRMTVSLGRVMELRGEQPTVLTPVEPKPMPTCGELRFDDVHFSHPGRPTTLRGIEARIPYGLKVALSGGSGVGKSTLIDLLQRHHDPQSGRVLLGEVDLRELDLFQLRRRIAVVSQDIVLFRGSLADNLAYAVPDASREAIAEVARLAQLDSLIASLPEGLDSPLGERGQQLSGGQKQRIAIARALLQDPLILVLDEATSAVDEATEREVIEAIDRLFAGRTRILISHRPSTLADADLRFELLDGVLTSKTVQHEV; from the coding sequence ATGCAGCGCCTGATCGTTCGGCTGATCGACAGCCAGAACCCCGAGGCCCTGCAAGCGGCGTTGCGCTGGCTATACAGCTTTGTGCGGCCGCATCGTCTGGCGATTGCCGGGTTGCTGGGGTTGTCGGTCTGCGCATCGTCGCTGGTGCTGGTGCAACCCTGGCTGACCAAGCTGTTGATCGACGATGGCTTGCTGGCGCGCAACTTCCCCATGCTGGTACTGATCGCCGGGCTGATGATCGTCGCCGGGTTGCTGGGGACGGCGCTGTCGGGGATCAATCGTTACCTGCATACACGGTTGTCCGGGCGGATTCTGTTTTCACTGCGCGACGACCTTTATCGGCATTTGCAAACCTTGTCGCCAAGCTTCTACGGTCAGCGGCGCATCGGTGATCTGATGTCGCGCCTCGATGGCGATGTCGCCGAAATTCAGCGCTTCGCCGTGGACTCTCTGTTCTCGGCGGTGTCGAGTGTGATCGGTCTGGTGGTCGCGGTGGCGATGTTGCTGACCTTGTCGTGGAAGCTTTCGTTGCTGGCGTTGGTGCTGATTCCGCTCGATGTGCTCTGGCTGCGCTGGATGCGGCGCAAGGTCGAGCGCGATGTCCGCCAGTTGCGCGAGCGTTCTGCGGACATGTCGTCGTTCATGGTCGAGACGTTGCCGGTGATGAAATTCATTCAGTCGGCCGGCCAGCAGCAGCGTGAGTCGCGGCGGCTGGAGGCTCTGGGGCAGGGCTATATGAGTCAGTTGCTGCGCCTGCAAGTCACCGAGTTTTTCACTCAGGCGGTGCCGGGCACGTTGACCTCACTGTCCCGCGCCTGTGCATTTTTGATTGGCGGTTACTGGGTGGTGCAAGGAACGTGGCAACTGGGCGCGTTGATCGCGTTTTCCACCTATCTGGGGATGGCCGTAGGACCGGTTCAAAGCCTGCTCGGGCTCTATGTCGCGATTCAGCGGATGACCGTCAGTCTCGGGCGCGTGATGGAATTGCGCGGTGAACAACCGACGGTTTTGACACCCGTTGAACCCAAGCCGATGCCGACCTGCGGCGAACTGCGTTTCGACGACGTGCACTTCAGCCATCCCGGTCGCCCGACCACCTTGCGCGGCATCGAAGCGCGGATTCCCTACGGTTTGAAAGTGGCCCTGAGTGGCGGCTCCGGAGTCGGCAAATCGACGCTGATCGATTTGCTGCAACGGCACCACGATCCACAGTCCGGCCGGGTGTTGCTGGGCGAGGTCGACCTGCGCGAACTGGACCTGTTCCAGTTGCGCCGGCGGATTGCCGTGGTCAGTCAGGACATTGTTTTGTTTCGCGGTAGCCTCGCCGACAACCTGGCCTACGCCGTGCCTGACGCCAGCCGCGAAGCGATTGCCGAAGTGGCGCGGCTGGCACAACTCGACAGCCTGATCGCCTCATTGCCCGAAGGCCTCGACAGCCCGCTGGGCGAGCGCGGTCAGCAGTTGTCGGGCGGCCAGAAGCAACGCATCGCAATTGCCCGGGCGCTGCTGCAGGACCCGTTGATTCTGGTGCTGGACGAAGCGACCTCGGCGGTGGATGAAGCCACCGAGCGCGAAGTGATCGAGGCCATCGACCGTCTGTTTGCCGGGCGCACGCGCATCCTCATCAGCCATCGCCCTTCAACCCTGGCCGACGCCGATCTGCGCTTCGAATTGCTCGACGGCGTGCTGACTTCAAAAACGGTGCAGCATGAAGTCTGA
- the qhpE gene encoding subtilisin-like serine protease QhpE yields the protein MKSELRVGVVDSGHSAAQRVQVIAGRRFSLLADGLAESDLRDDPLGHGSAVIEAISHRAPSAVFCVAQVFDQRGVTSALQIATAIDWLVAQDVRLINLSLGLRQDRSLLREACAAAVARGILLCASSPAQGEGVFPANYPLVLRVTGDARCAEQEWSWLNSAQADFAACVHGTYPGQSGASLGCAALSGHIAGFLVAHPEASNEQVIDWLRENARYRGPERRFGA from the coding sequence ATGAAGTCTGAACTGCGAGTCGGGGTCGTCGACAGCGGTCATTCGGCGGCGCAGCGGGTGCAGGTGATCGCCGGACGGCGGTTCTCGTTACTGGCGGACGGCCTGGCCGAAAGTGACTTGCGCGACGACCCGCTCGGTCACGGCAGCGCGGTGATCGAAGCCATCAGTCATCGGGCCCCTTCTGCGGTGTTCTGCGTGGCTCAGGTGTTCGATCAGCGTGGCGTCACCAGTGCCTTGCAGATTGCCACGGCCATCGACTGGCTGGTGGCGCAGGACGTGCGGCTGATCAATCTGAGCCTCGGCTTGCGGCAGGATCGCAGCCTGTTGCGCGAGGCGTGTGCAGCGGCGGTTGCCCGGGGCATTTTGCTGTGTGCGTCCAGCCCGGCCCAGGGCGAGGGTGTGTTCCCGGCGAATTATCCACTGGTGCTGCGCGTCACCGGCGATGCACGCTGCGCCGAACAGGAGTGGTCGTGGCTCAACAGCGCCCAGGCGGATTTTGCGGCGTGCGTGCACGGCACGTACCCGGGTCAGTCTGGCGCCAGTCTGGGCTGCGCGGCGTTGAGCGGGCACATTGCGGGTTTCCTGGTTGCGCATCCCGAGGCGAGCAACGAGCAGGTCATCGACTGGCTGCGGGAAAACGCGCGGTATCGCGGGCCTGAACGGCGCTTCGGCGCATGA
- a CDS encoding Zn-dependent hydrolase, protein MLKINGERLWASLMAMAEIGATARGGSCRLALSDEDKAGRELFAHWCREAGMTLSVDAIGNLFARRAGTDPDAAPVMMGSHLDTQPEGGRFDGVYGVLAGLEVVRCLNDLGIQTRKPLEVAVWTNEEGARFTPAMFGSAVFTGIMQLDAALAVQDIDGVSVADALQRTGYAGERPLGGAVDAYFEAHIEQGPILEDNAKSIGVVSGGQAIRWLDVRVEGMAAHAGTTPMPLRKDALYGVARMIQAIEGLAADFAPEGLTTVGELSINKSSRNTIPGLVNFTVDLRHHRDEAIEAMEQQVRARLQAIADGRGLKLTVTPHWISPATPFDAECVAAVQQAVDALGYAQQSIVSGAGHDAIHLARFCPTAMVFIPCVGGLSHNEAEDVLPDDVRQGTDVLLNAVLSRAGIAN, encoded by the coding sequence ATGTTGAAAATCAATGGCGAACGCCTGTGGGCGAGTCTGATGGCGATGGCCGAAATCGGCGCCACCGCACGCGGCGGCAGTTGCCGTCTGGCCCTGAGCGATGAAGACAAGGCCGGTCGCGAACTGTTTGCCCACTGGTGCCGTGAAGCCGGCATGACCCTGAGCGTGGACGCCATCGGCAACCTGTTCGCCCGCCGCGCCGGCACTGATCCGGACGCCGCGCCGGTGATGATGGGCAGCCACCTCGACACCCAGCCTGAAGGCGGACGCTTCGACGGCGTGTACGGCGTACTTGCCGGCCTGGAAGTGGTGCGTTGCCTCAACGACCTCGGCATCCAGACCCGCAAACCGCTGGAAGTGGCGGTGTGGACCAATGAAGAAGGCGCGCGCTTCACCCCGGCGATGTTCGGTTCGGCGGTGTTCACCGGGATCATGCAACTGGACGCGGCGCTGGCGGTGCAAGACATTGATGGCGTCAGCGTCGCCGATGCATTGCAGCGCACCGGTTACGCCGGGGAGCGTCCGTTGGGTGGTGCGGTGGATGCGTATTTTGAAGCGCACATCGAACAGGGCCCGATTCTCGAGGACAACGCCAAAAGCATTGGCGTGGTCAGCGGCGGCCAGGCGATTCGCTGGCTCGACGTACGGGTCGAAGGCATGGCCGCCCACGCGGGCACCACGCCCATGCCACTGCGCAAGGACGCCTTGTACGGCGTGGCGCGGATGATTCAGGCGATTGAAGGTCTGGCGGCCGATTTCGCGCCGGAAGGCCTGACCACCGTCGGTGAATTGAGCATCAACAAGTCGTCGCGCAATACCATTCCGGGGCTGGTGAATTTCACCGTCGATCTGCGTCACCATCGCGACGAAGCCATCGAGGCGATGGAGCAGCAGGTGCGCGCGCGGCTTCAGGCGATTGCCGATGGGCGCGGTCTGAAGCTGACGGTCACCCCGCACTGGATCAGCCCGGCGACGCCGTTCGATGCGGAGTGCGTGGCGGCGGTGCAGCAAGCGGTGGATGCGCTGGGCTACGCTCAGCAATCGATAGTCAGCGGTGCCGGGCATGACGCGATTCATCTGGCGCGGTTCTGTCCGACGGCGATGGTGTTTATACCGTGCGTGGGTGGCTTGAGTCATAACGAAGCGGAAGATGTGCTGCCTGACGATGTGCGGCAGGGTACGGATGTGTTGCTCAACGCGGTGTTGTCCCGCGCCGGCATTGCAAATTAA
- a CDS encoding histone deacetylase family protein — protein MRSFFHPEQLLHHPRSYYSRGQMRTPQEVPERAQRLLQASHSLGFKVEQPADAGLEPLLAVHGAPYLAFLQEAHQRWKEVPEDWGDEVMSNIFVREPNALRGILAQAARYLADGSCPVGEQTWRSAYWSAQSAVAGAQALLDGEPAAYAVCRPPGHHARAEAAGGFCYLNNAAVAAQVLRGGFDRVAVLDTDMHHGQGIQEIFYDRDDVLYVSVHGDPTNFYPGVAGFGDERGVGVGEGFNLNLPMAHGASEADFLGQLDVALAAVKDFAAQVLVLSLGFDIFELDPQSKVAVTREGFKRLGERVRSLGLPCLIVQEGGYHLESLEDNARAFFVGPEVWQI, from the coding sequence ATGCGCAGTTTTTTTCATCCTGAACAATTGCTTCATCATCCACGCAGTTACTACTCCCGTGGGCAGATGCGCACGCCGCAGGAAGTGCCGGAGCGTGCGCAGCGCCTGCTGCAGGCGTCTCACTCATTGGGCTTCAAAGTCGAGCAACCGGCCGATGCCGGACTTGAGCCGCTGCTGGCGGTGCACGGCGCGCCCTACCTGGCGTTTTTGCAGGAAGCGCATCAGCGCTGGAAGGAAGTGCCTGAAGATTGGGGCGACGAAGTGATGTCAAACATCTTCGTCCGCGAGCCCAACGCCCTGCGCGGAATTCTGGCTCAGGCTGCCCGGTATCTCGCGGACGGCAGTTGCCCGGTGGGCGAACAGACCTGGCGCTCGGCTTATTGGTCGGCGCAAAGCGCAGTGGCCGGGGCACAGGCGTTGCTCGATGGCGAGCCGGCGGCGTACGCCGTGTGCCGTCCACCGGGGCATCACGCTCGAGCGGAGGCGGCGGGTGGTTTCTGTTATTTGAACAACGCGGCGGTGGCGGCGCAGGTGTTGCGCGGCGGGTTTGATCGCGTCGCGGTGCTCGATACCGACATGCACCATGGACAAGGAATTCAGGAGATTTTCTACGACCGCGATGATGTGCTGTATGTTTCGGTCCATGGCGATCCGACCAATTTCTATCCGGGGGTTGCCGGGTTTGGGGACGAGCGCGGTGTCGGGGTGGGTGAGGGATTCAACCTCAACTTGCCGATGGCCCATGGTGCGAGTGAGGCGGACTTTCTCGGGCAACTGGACGTGGCGCTGGCAGCGGTGAAGGATTTTGCTGCGCAAGTGCTGGTGCTGTCGTTGGGCTTCGATATTTTCGAGCTGGACCCGCAGAGTAAAGTGGCGGTGACGCGCGAAGGGTTCAAGCGGCTGGGTGAGCGGGTTCGCAGCCTGGGTTTGCCGTGTCTGATTGTGCAGGAAGGGGGGTATCACCTGGAGAGTCTTGAGGATAATGCGCGGGCGTTTTTTGTCGGGCCAGAGGTGTGGCAGATCTGA
- a CDS encoding MFS transporter, whose product MSDLSSAEKSGAPPEVAISMKKVAVASVIGTTVEWYDLFVFATASALVFNKVFFPDFVPLIGTLLAFGTFASAYLARIVGAALFGHFGDKLGRKSMLLISLLTMGAATFAIGLLPNYAAIGIWAPILLLLLRVIQGLALGGEWGGAVLMAVEHAPANKRGLYGSWVQIGVPAGTMIANLAFLVIAAWLSPEDLLAWGWRIPFLASVLLIAVGLYIRLNIAETPAFNKVKEAEEQVKMPLAEVFRKYWKQVVLGGIATMSTGASFNIIVAFGLTYGTQNLGFSRSVMLGVVLLSCAWCIVMLPVFGALSDRYGRKPIIVAGIVAEALVAFPMFWLMDTKELSLVIFGYLLLMTAFAANYGPIATFLAELFGTRVRYSGLSISYMLSGLLGSAATPIVTTALLAATGKGSSVAWYMIGAALISLLALLLLTETFKRDISEIPAGATADDQPARKPFKSAAA is encoded by the coding sequence ATGAGCGATCTATCGTCCGCAGAAAAGTCCGGCGCACCACCGGAAGTTGCAATCAGCATGAAAAAAGTCGCCGTGGCCAGTGTCATCGGCACCACCGTGGAATGGTACGACTTGTTTGTTTTCGCCACCGCGTCAGCGCTGGTGTTCAACAAAGTGTTCTTCCCGGATTTCGTGCCGTTGATCGGCACCTTACTGGCGTTCGGCACGTTCGCTTCGGCCTATCTGGCGAGGATCGTCGGCGCGGCATTGTTCGGGCACTTCGGCGACAAGCTGGGGCGGAAGTCGATGTTGTTGATTTCGCTGCTGACCATGGGCGCCGCCACATTCGCCATCGGCCTGTTGCCCAACTATGCGGCCATCGGTATCTGGGCGCCCATCCTGTTGTTATTGCTCAGGGTCATTCAAGGCCTGGCACTGGGCGGCGAGTGGGGCGGGGCGGTGCTGATGGCGGTGGAGCATGCGCCGGCCAACAAGCGCGGCTTGTACGGTTCCTGGGTGCAGATCGGCGTGCCCGCCGGGACCATGATTGCCAACCTGGCGTTCCTGGTGATCGCGGCGTGGCTGTCGCCTGAGGACCTGCTGGCCTGGGGCTGGCGCATTCCGTTCCTGGCCAGCGTTTTGCTGATCGCCGTGGGCTTGTACATTCGCCTGAACATCGCTGAAACCCCGGCGTTCAACAAGGTCAAGGAAGCCGAAGAGCAGGTGAAAATGCCGTTGGCCGAAGTCTTTCGCAAGTACTGGAAACAAGTGGTGCTTGGCGGTATTGCGACGATGTCGACCGGCGCGTCGTTCAACATCATCGTCGCGTTCGGCCTGACGTACGGCACGCAGAATCTGGGCTTCAGTCGCAGCGTGATGCTCGGTGTAGTGCTGCTGTCCTGCGCCTGGTGCATCGTCATGTTGCCGGTATTTGGTGCGCTGTCGGACCGTTACGGACGCAAGCCGATCATCGTCGCCGGCATCGTTGCCGAGGCGTTGGTGGCGTTCCCGATGTTCTGGTTGATGGACACCAAAGAGCTGTCGTTGGTGATCTTCGGCTACTTGCTGTTGATGACTGCCTTCGCCGCCAACTACGGGCCGATTGCGACTTTCCTGGCGGAGTTGTTCGGCACGCGGGTGCGCTATTCGGGGCTGTCGATCAGCTACATGTTGTCCGGGCTGCTCGGCAGCGCAGCGACGCCTATCGTCACCACCGCGTTGCTCGCAGCCACTGGCAAAGGCTCGTCGGTGGCCTGGTACATGATCGGCGCGGCACTGATTTCCCTGTTGGCGCTGTTGCTGCTGACCGAGACCTTCAAGCGCGACATCAGCGAAATTCCGGCGGGGGCGACTGCCGACGACCAACCCGCTCGCAAACCTTTCAAATCGGCTGCGGCCTGA
- the qhpG gene encoding flavin-dependent monooxygenase QhpG, with translation MIVILGAGPAGAAVALGLRRLGYAVTLVSEWRRFAALEGVSIRVLEALRGAGLHQALADAALPSQRQVSWNGQQHAQNIEFLLDRPNFDRGLREDLRLAGVELVEGRVLSVQTWAAGHRVEIEGREALVADFLVEARGRQAPALGKGLRGPETVSLLNRWQAAPGDTASAVESLEDGWAWMARRADGQCYWQWTVDVASAHLPGKPRLLDYCRQRRRDSMLAQAFFGGEPEVDLQLHARSSTAILSPQVCGENWIRVGDAAMAVDPLSGNGIFQSLSSALQAPTVINTLLRKPERAALAQRFHQQRVEQLFLRFARIGRDFYADEQRWPDQPFWQARRQWPDAQVAHAEADFSSLKIERAPVLKEGFVDEAEVVITADQPLGIWHVQGVELAPLVRRLRTEPAEQALAGLTMEQGRMVRSWLLGQGFKP, from the coding sequence ATGATTGTGATTCTTGGCGCCGGGCCGGCGGGCGCGGCAGTGGCCCTGGGCTTGCGCCGGCTCGGTTACGCCGTGACGCTGGTCAGCGAGTGGCGACGGTTTGCCGCACTGGAGGGCGTTTCGATCCGGGTGCTGGAGGCCCTGCGCGGTGCCGGTCTGCATCAAGCGTTGGCGGATGCGGCGTTACCGTCTCAACGGCAGGTGTCGTGGAACGGCCAACAGCATGCGCAAAACATCGAATTTCTGCTGGACCGCCCGAACTTTGATCGAGGTCTTCGTGAAGACCTGCGCCTGGCGGGCGTCGAGTTGGTCGAAGGTCGAGTGCTGAGCGTTCAGACCTGGGCTGCGGGGCATCGGGTCGAGATTGAGGGACGCGAAGCGCTGGTCGCCGATTTTCTGGTGGAGGCACGTGGACGCCAGGCGCCGGCGCTCGGCAAAGGCCTGCGCGGCCCGGAGACGGTCAGCTTGCTCAATCGCTGGCAAGCCGCACCGGGCGACACCGCCAGCGCCGTGGAAAGCCTTGAGGACGGCTGGGCGTGGATGGCACGGCGGGCGGACGGTCAGTGTTATTGGCAGTGGACAGTGGACGTGGCCAGCGCGCACTTGCCAGGCAAGCCGCGGTTGCTTGATTACTGTCGCCAGCGGCGTCGGGATTCTATGTTGGCGCAGGCGTTTTTCGGTGGCGAGCCTGAGGTCGATCTACAGTTGCATGCCCGCAGCAGCACCGCGATCCTGAGCCCACAGGTGTGCGGCGAAAACTGGATTCGAGTCGGCGATGCGGCGATGGCGGTGGATCCGCTGTCGGGCAACGGCATCTTTCAGTCCTTGTCCTCGGCGTTGCAGGCGCCAACGGTGATCAACACGCTGTTGCGAAAACCGGAGCGGGCGGCGTTGGCCCAGCGTTTTCATCAGCAACGGGTGGAGCAGTTGTTTTTGCGGTTTGCGCGGATCGGGCGGGATTTTTATGCCGATGAGCAGCGTTGGCCGGATCAGCCGTTCTGGCAGGCGCGACGGCAGTGGCCGGATGCGCAGGTCGCGCATGCCGAGGCTGATTTTTCTTCGTTGAAAATCGAGCGAGCGCCGGTGTTGAAAGAGGGGTTTGTGGATGAGGCCGAGGTGGTGATCACGGCGGATCAGCCGTTGGGGATCTGGCATGTTCAGGGGGTTGAACTGGCGCCTTTGGTGCGTCGTTTGCGCACTGAACCGGCGGAACAGGCTTTAGCCGGGTTGACGATGGAGCAGGGCAGGATGGTTCGCAGTTGGTTGTTGGGGCAGGGATTCAAACCCTGA
- a CDS encoding sigma-54-dependent Fis family transcriptional regulator — MTLIKTTSPKLHREARLAREKLHLEGEVPDGVLRAEIDASWRRSLSHGVHFNGKHELTLESSASLDVLLSSNRLLIDAALPAIDYLAERQGKEGLIILANSDATILAVEGRADRLKGSGLQDITLGACWSEAARGTNALGTALVEARPTMIDCGEHYLDSLTDFSCTSVPIYCPQGDILGVLDLTREGPLGRVHDSTALLAMAVSQIESRVFNASFPDQIVLAFHSRRQYLESPWQGLLAVSLGGQILAVSAQACQLLHAERSALVGRRCEEFLGVDGLQLLSRLHQGGVGSLQTAKGEFFYKTLRAPQRSINVSTPPRSTAKTTKPQPDLDALAGNNVRYARALRMARQGLANELPVLLLGETGTGKEVIARALHMAGSRCDKPFVAVNCAAIPEGLIESELFGYREGAFTGSRRGGMVGRLQQAHGGTLFLDEIGDMPLALQARLLRVLQDRKVAPLGAGEEQDIDVALICATHRDLKRLVEEKHFREDLFYRVNGISVMLPALRERDDFSGLVSRLLAKLDAPTMVLHDDLNRLLAGYHWPGNIRQLEMVLRTALAMREPGDTVLTLDHLPDSMLDELNASERPPSGSIRENELELIRQSLDSHQGNVSAAADALGISRATLYRKLKQLRS; from the coding sequence ATGACGCTGATAAAAACAACTTCCCCCAAGCTGCACCGCGAAGCCCGGCTGGCCCGGGAAAAACTCCACCTCGAGGGCGAAGTCCCCGATGGCGTGTTGCGCGCAGAAATCGATGCATCGTGGCGGCGCAGCCTCAGCCATGGCGTGCATTTCAACGGCAAACATGAACTGACACTGGAATCGAGCGCGAGCCTCGATGTGCTGTTGTCGAGCAATCGTCTGCTGATCGACGCGGCGTTGCCGGCCATCGATTACCTGGCCGAGCGCCAGGGCAAGGAAGGGCTGATCATCCTCGCCAATTCCGACGCCACCATCCTTGCCGTCGAAGGCCGGGCCGATCGCCTCAAGGGCAGCGGCCTGCAAGACATCACCCTCGGCGCCTGCTGGAGCGAAGCCGCTCGCGGCACCAACGCGCTGGGCACCGCACTGGTGGAAGCCCGGCCGACGATGATCGATTGCGGCGAGCATTACCTCGATAGCCTGACCGATTTCTCCTGCACCTCGGTGCCGATTTATTGCCCGCAAGGCGACATCCTCGGCGTCCTCGACCTGACCCGTGAAGGTCCGCTCGGCCGCGTTCACGACAGCACCGCGTTGCTGGCCATGGCCGTCAGCCAGATCGAAAGCCGGGTGTTCAACGCCAGTTTCCCCGACCAGATCGTCCTGGCCTTCCACAGCCGTCGGCAATACCTGGAATCCCCTTGGCAAGGCCTGCTGGCGGTGAGCCTCGGCGGGCAGATTCTCGCGGTCAGTGCCCAGGCCTGTCAGTTGCTCCACGCCGAACGCTCGGCGCTGGTCGGCCGCCGTTGCGAAGAGTTTCTCGGCGTCGATGGCCTGCAACTGCTGTCGCGTTTGCATCAGGGCGGCGTCGGCAGTCTGCAGACCGCCAAAGGCGAGTTCTTCTACAAAACCCTGCGCGCGCCGCAGCGGTCGATCAACGTCAGCACGCCGCCGCGCAGCACCGCCAAAACCACTAAACCGCAACCCGATCTAGATGCCCTGGCCGGCAACAATGTCCGTTATGCCCGCGCCTTGCGCATGGCACGCCAAGGGCTGGCCAACGAATTGCCGGTGTTGCTGCTCGGCGAAACCGGCACCGGCAAGGAAGTCATTGCCCGCGCCTTGCACATGGCCGGCAGTCGTTGCGACAAACCCTTTGTCGCGGTGAACTGCGCGGCGATTCCCGAAGGCCTGATCGAGTCGGAACTGTTCGGCTACCGCGAAGGCGCGTTCACCGGTTCCCGTCGAGGTGGCATGGTCGGTCGATTGCAACAGGCCCACGGCGGCACGCTGTTCCTCGACGAAATCGGCGACATGCCGCTGGCCCTGCAGGCGCGACTGCTGCGCGTTCTACAGGACCGTAAAGTCGCACCGCTCGGCGCCGGCGAAGAACAGGACATCGACGTCGCCCTGATCTGTGCCACCCACCGCGACCTCAAACGCCTAGTCGAAGAAAAACACTTCCGCGAAGACCTGTTCTACCGGGTCAACGGCATCAGCGTGATGCTGCCGGCGCTGCGCGAGCGCGACGATTTCAGCGGGTTGGTCAGTCGCCTGCTGGCAAAACTTGACGCACCGACCATGGTCCTGCATGACGACCTGAACCGCCTGCTGGCGGGCTATCACTGGCCCGGCAACATCCGCCAACTGGAAATGGTCTTGCGCACCGCGCTGGCCATGCGCGAGCCGGGGGACACGGTGCTTACCCTCGACCACTTGCCCGACAGCATGCTCGACGAATTGAATGCCAGCGAGCGCCCTCCGTCCGGGAGTATTCGTGAGAACGAACTGGAGCTGATTCGCCAGTCCCTGGACAGCCATCAGGGCAACGTCTCGGCCGCCGCCGACGCCCTGGGCATCAGCCGCGCGACTCTGTATCGCAAGCTCAAACAGTTGCGTTCGTGA
- a CDS encoding RidA family protein, which produces MRRIQSAPGFIGPVGPYSQAVVSGHLVFTAGQIPAQSGLDDQPVDFTEQVRQTLRNLEAILIEAGSDFSHVIKVNAYLTDPAQLEPFNAVYRELLGHAPPARTTVCVALWGVSLEIDCVAELITKESPRG; this is translated from the coding sequence ATGCGCAGAATCCAGTCGGCCCCGGGTTTCATCGGCCCGGTCGGGCCTTACTCTCAAGCGGTGGTCAGCGGCCATCTGGTGTTCACCGCCGGGCAGATTCCGGCGCAAAGCGGGCTCGACGACCAGCCCGTCGATTTCACCGAGCAAGTGCGGCAAACCTTGCGCAATCTCGAGGCGATCCTGATCGAGGCGGGCTCCGATTTCAGCCATGTGATCAAGGTCAACGCGTACCTGACCGATCCCGCGCAACTGGAGCCGTTCAACGCGGTGTACCGCGAGCTTCTCGGCCATGCGCCTCCGGCGCGAACCACGGTGTGTGTGGCGCTGTGGGGCGTGTCACTGGAGATCGATTGTGTGGCCGAGTTGATCACGAAGGAGTCGCCACGTGGATAA